One part of the Streptomyces nigra genome encodes these proteins:
- a CDS encoding PucR family transcriptional regulator, with the protein MADHWARDLRRGRPVPESGLSWGRLARRPTASARGSRPRLPKPADPPDALLAVSRALFDAGDEDEILRLAMDHVSSVGPYRAEAGYLRVHGRLLPGPQAEPDHAPAVDRTVRELAGQDGPVDVPGRSWGRALALHGPGGMQGYLVVTSRSRPTHAQHFLLAMLVRLTAAALSVAGARRRRQEDTLQLYQLRRERATLQQRLISLVVEAGYQRAVHDALTEGAASGGGEDAITRALHELTGFPVLLEDRFGRLRSWTGPGRPDPYPDPNPARHEEMLQQAARRGGPVRFKDRLISVIRPRGEVLGTLALIDPRDEADDYTVFALEHAATSLALELSHMRRLAEVELRLHRELVDDLLAGTDEASAYARAEAFGHDLRRVQYVVVVRWRSQVSDEAFARTVGQSASAVGMPSLVTRRSDHVVLVTTGRPHDDALYEALARKTGTTDGTIGVSARCTTPDGIPGSYQEALRALEVRRRSPSRRGMTFFEDLGLYRILGPGNDYQELEGFVREWLGELIDYDGLHRAALVDTLSRYFDCGGNYAETAESLAIHRSTLRYRLQRIREISGHDLTDVEDRLNLQVATRVWKIMLGGPG; encoded by the coding sequence ATGGCCGACCACTGGGCCCGCGACCTGCGCCGAGGCCGTCCCGTGCCGGAAAGCGGCCTTTCATGGGGCCGTCTCGCGCGGCGGCCGACCGCCTCGGCGAGGGGGTCCCGCCCGCGCCTTCCGAAGCCGGCCGATCCTCCCGACGCACTGCTGGCAGTCTCCCGAGCCCTGTTCGACGCGGGGGACGAGGACGAGATCCTGCGCCTGGCCATGGACCATGTGTCGTCCGTCGGACCGTACAGGGCCGAGGCCGGATACCTCAGGGTGCACGGCCGGCTGCTCCCCGGCCCGCAGGCCGAGCCGGACCATGCGCCGGCCGTCGACCGGACGGTGCGGGAGCTGGCGGGGCAGGACGGCCCCGTCGACGTTCCCGGCCGGTCATGGGGCCGAGCCCTGGCCCTGCACGGGCCCGGTGGCATGCAGGGATACCTCGTGGTGACGTCTCGCTCCCGGCCCACCCACGCCCAGCACTTCCTGCTGGCCATGCTGGTACGGCTCACCGCCGCGGCCCTGTCGGTCGCCGGCGCGCGCCGTCGCCGGCAGGAGGACACCCTGCAGCTGTACCAGCTGCGTCGAGAACGGGCGACCCTCCAGCAGCGGCTGATCTCCCTCGTGGTCGAGGCGGGATATCAGCGGGCCGTGCACGACGCGCTCACCGAAGGCGCGGCATCGGGCGGCGGTGAGGACGCCATCACCCGCGCACTGCACGAGCTGACCGGATTCCCGGTGCTGCTGGAGGACCGCTTCGGCCGGCTGCGGTCCTGGACCGGCCCCGGCCGCCCCGACCCCTATCCGGACCCGAACCCCGCACGCCATGAGGAGATGCTCCAGCAGGCCGCCCGCAGAGGCGGACCGGTGCGGTTCAAGGATCGGCTCATCTCCGTGATCCGCCCCCGTGGTGAGGTCCTCGGAACACTGGCCCTGATCGACCCCCGGGACGAGGCCGACGACTACACCGTGTTCGCCCTGGAGCACGCCGCCACGTCACTCGCCCTGGAACTGTCGCACATGCGTCGTCTGGCCGAGGTGGAGCTGCGGCTGCACCGCGAACTGGTCGACGATCTCCTGGCCGGCACGGACGAGGCCAGCGCCTACGCCCGGGCCGAGGCGTTCGGACACGACCTGCGCCGCGTCCAGTACGTGGTCGTCGTGCGGTGGAGGAGCCAGGTCTCCGACGAGGCTTTCGCGCGGACCGTGGGCCAGTCGGCTTCGGCCGTGGGCATGCCGTCGTTGGTGACTCGGCGTTCCGACCACGTGGTCCTGGTCACCACGGGCAGGCCCCATGACGATGCCTTGTACGAGGCGCTCGCCCGGAAGACCGGAACCACTGACGGGACGATCGGGGTGAGCGCCCGCTGCACGACCCCGGACGGTATCCCCGGCAGCTACCAGGAGGCACTGCGTGCCCTGGAGGTACGCCGGCGGTCCCCAAGCCGACGGGGCATGACGTTCTTCGAGGATCTGGGCCTCTACCGCATCCTCGGACCCGGCAACGACTACCAGGAGCTGGAGGGGTTCGTCCGGGAATGGCTGGGAGAGCTCATCGACTACGACGGTCTGCACCGCGCGGCGCTCGTGGACACTCTGTCCCGGTACTTCGACTGCGGCGGCAACTACGCCGAGACCGCCGAATCCCTCGCGATCCACCGCAGCACGCTTCGCTACCGGCTCCAGCGCATCCGTGAGATCAGCGGCCATGACCTCACGGACGTGGAGGACCGGCTCAATCTGCAGGTGGCGACCCGGGTGTGGAAGATCATGCTGGGTGGGCCCGGTTGA
- a CDS encoding SDR family oxidoreductase, translating into MHKDAVHDSPLRGRVAVVTGAARGIGSALAQQLSGAGMRVALLGREAQTLHQAASALPGPSLCVEADVTDQDALDHAAEEVARELGDASVVVANAGVAAGGPFRQMDAELWRRVIDVNLIGAANTARAFLPRLARTRGYFLQIASTAAFGSAPMMSAYCASKAGAESFALALRGEVEPDGVAVGIAYVHWTGTDMISGLDDHPVLRALRGHQPWFARRVHSPEQVAAWLTAGVHRRARHIYAPPWLRWCQPLRPLFPAVVTSVARRELRRSTSEELAGDVGVMGPGGRADWEAYGSDSRRSRPLR; encoded by the coding sequence ATGCACAAGGACGCCGTCCACGACTCTCCTCTGCGGGGGCGGGTCGCTGTCGTCACCGGTGCCGCCCGTGGAATCGGCTCGGCCCTAGCGCAGCAGTTGTCCGGCGCCGGCATGCGTGTCGCGCTGCTGGGTCGCGAGGCGCAGACCCTCCACCAGGCGGCATCGGCACTTCCCGGCCCGTCCCTGTGTGTCGAGGCGGACGTCACCGACCAGGACGCACTCGACCACGCGGCGGAGGAGGTCGCGCGGGAGTTGGGGGACGCGTCCGTGGTCGTCGCCAACGCCGGCGTGGCAGCGGGCGGACCGTTCCGCCAGATGGACGCCGAGCTGTGGCGGCGTGTCATCGACGTCAACCTGATCGGTGCGGCCAACACCGCCCGCGCCTTCCTCCCGCGACTGGCCCGTACGCGCGGATACTTCCTGCAGATCGCCTCGACCGCCGCCTTCGGCTCGGCACCCATGATGAGCGCGTACTGCGCCTCCAAGGCGGGTGCGGAGTCTTTCGCACTGGCCCTGCGCGGCGAGGTCGAGCCCGATGGGGTCGCCGTCGGCATCGCCTACGTGCACTGGACCGGAACCGACATGATCAGCGGACTGGACGATCACCCGGTCCTCCGGGCCCTGCGGGGGCACCAGCCGTGGTTCGCCCGCCGTGTGCACAGCCCCGAACAGGTCGCCGCGTGGCTCACCGCAGGCGTTCACCGCCGCGCCCGCCACATCTACGCTCCGCCCTGGCTGCGCTGGTGCCAGCCCCTGCGCCCGCTGTTTCCCGCCGTGGTCACCAGCGTGGCCCGTCGCGAGCTGCGGCGATCGACCTCCGAGGAACTGGCCGGAGACGTCGGGGTGATGGGCCCGGGCGGGCGCGCCGACTGGGAGGCCTACGGCTCCGATTCCCGGCGTTCTCGCCCTCTTCGGTGA
- a CDS encoding TetR/AcrR family transcriptional regulator: MTHPPASFQRARSAEAKQARETAILEAARRLGRERGIREVSLTDIAAEVGMHKSALLRYFETREQIFLELTAEGWREWSAELRAQLRACETADPAGVAEAFASTLAARPVFCDLLAQAPLNLERNVSLEAVREFKLVTLREVDLIGAEVHRLLGLDQHQMLDLISTATGMAGALWQMASPGPRLRDLYTSDPRLGHAIVEVEPRLRRVLTAFLAGASADHRVT; the protein is encoded by the coding sequence ATGACGCACCCACCAGCCTCCTTCCAGCGCGCCCGCAGCGCGGAAGCAAAACAGGCGCGCGAGACGGCGATCTTGGAAGCTGCCCGCAGGCTCGGCCGGGAACGCGGCATCCGGGAGGTGAGCCTCACTGATATCGCCGCCGAAGTGGGGATGCACAAATCGGCCCTGCTGCGCTACTTCGAGACCAGGGAGCAGATCTTTCTCGAGCTCACCGCCGAAGGCTGGCGCGAATGGTCGGCAGAGCTCCGTGCCCAGTTGCGGGCATGCGAGACGGCGGACCCCGCCGGCGTCGCCGAGGCCTTCGCCTCGACACTCGCGGCACGTCCCGTGTTCTGCGACCTTCTTGCTCAGGCGCCCCTGAACCTGGAACGCAACGTGTCACTCGAGGCGGTACGCGAGTTCAAACTCGTCACCCTGCGCGAAGTCGACCTGATCGGTGCTGAAGTGCACCGCCTCCTGGGTCTCGATCAGCATCAGATGCTCGATCTGATCTCCACCGCCACCGGCATGGCCGGCGCCCTGTGGCAGATGGCCAGCCCGGGCCCCCGCCTGCGCGATCTCTACACCAGCGACCCCCGGCTGGGACACGCCATCGTCGAGGTCGAACCCCGCCTGCGCCGCGTTCTCACGGCCTTCCTGGCCGGAGCGAGCGCTGACCATCGGGTCACCTGA
- a CDS encoding alpha/beta fold hydrolase → MSRAVVNGATLHYDDTGPSTGLPVLLIHGHPFNRTLWTPQSKQLAAAGHRVITPDLRGYGDSDVTPGRVYLSDFADDLVGLLDTLGIGQAVVGGVSMGGQIAMEVHRRYAHRVRALVLSDTSSPAESTEGKAFRNRLADRLLADGMAGYADEVIDKMLAAYNVTALPDVAAQVLGMMRATDPRGAAAALRGRAERPDYGETLAASRCPVLILVGADDVYTPVSDAEAIGRLVPHAELCVIDGAGHLPGAEQPERFNEALLHFLQTQVAADPA, encoded by the coding sequence ATGAGCCGAGCAGTCGTGAACGGCGCCACGCTCCACTACGACGACACCGGCCCGTCGACGGGGCTGCCGGTCCTCCTGATCCACGGGCACCCCTTCAACCGCACCCTGTGGACTCCGCAGAGCAAGCAGCTGGCCGCGGCCGGCCACCGCGTCATCACCCCGGACCTTCGGGGGTACGGCGACAGCGACGTCACTCCCGGACGGGTGTACCTGTCCGACTTCGCGGACGACCTTGTCGGCCTCCTGGACACGCTCGGCATCGGACAGGCAGTGGTCGGCGGTGTCTCGATGGGCGGTCAGATCGCCATGGAGGTTCACCGCCGGTACGCCCACCGCGTACGCGCCCTCGTCCTGTCGGACACCTCGTCGCCCGCCGAGAGCACCGAGGGCAAGGCGTTCCGCAACCGCCTGGCCGACAGGCTGCTCGCCGACGGCATGGCCGGCTACGCGGACGAGGTCATCGACAAGATGCTGGCCGCGTACAACGTCACCGCCCTGCCCGACGTCGCCGCCCAAGTCCTCGGCATGATGCGTGCCACCGATCCCCGAGGCGCCGCGGCCGCTCTGCGCGGGCGTGCCGAACGCCCGGACTACGGCGAGACGCTCGCCGCCTCGCGGTGTCCCGTACTGATCCTCGTCGGTGCCGACGACGTGTACACCCCGGTGTCCGACGCCGAAGCCATCGGCCGCCTCGTGCCGCACGCCGAACTGTGCGTCATCGATGGTGCCGGGCACCTTCCGGGCGCGGAGCAGCCGGAACGCTTCAACGAGGCTCTGCTGCACTTCCTGCAGACACAAGTCGCCGCCGACCCGGCTTGA
- a CDS encoding helix-turn-helix domain-containing protein: protein MELRFGIRRSDSPWVDSVWTCTSEQVTAMTSVAGVRWGLVFWEQDGRPYAAVTGPETRTSTAPVPEGAVFTGIEFAVGTSLRALPTPRLVDGGAELPDTTRRTFRLDGARWETPGADDAEALVDRLVEAGIVIRDPLVAEVLRGHEPDVSGRTVERRFRAATGLTRGAVRQIERARTAAELLAAGDTAADVVAKLDYFDEPHLARALRTYVGRTAGQLREGAGGAIALDLGQRLTS from the coding sequence GTGGAGCTGCGTTTCGGGATACGGCGGTCGGACTCACCGTGGGTCGACAGTGTGTGGACCTGCACGAGCGAGCAGGTCACGGCGATGACGTCCGTCGCCGGTGTGCGCTGGGGTCTGGTGTTCTGGGAACAGGACGGCCGGCCGTACGCGGCGGTCACCGGCCCGGAGACCCGGACGAGCACGGCACCCGTCCCGGAGGGCGCCGTGTTCACCGGCATCGAGTTCGCCGTCGGTACCTCGCTGCGGGCCCTGCCCACACCGCGGTTGGTCGATGGAGGCGCGGAACTCCCCGACACGACCCGCCGGACGTTCCGACTGGACGGTGCCCGCTGGGAGACACCCGGCGCTGACGACGCCGAGGCCTTGGTCGACCGACTGGTCGAAGCCGGCATCGTGATCCGCGACCCGCTCGTCGCCGAGGTGCTGCGCGGCCACGAACCGGATGTGTCCGGCCGTACCGTCGAGCGCCGCTTCCGGGCGGCCACCGGTCTGACGCGAGGGGCGGTCCGGCAGATCGAACGGGCCCGTACGGCGGCGGAGCTGCTGGCGGCCGGTGACACGGCCGCCGACGTCGTCGCCAAGCTGGACTACTTCGACGAGCCGCACCTCGCGCGGGCACTGCGCACCTACGTGGGTCGCACCGCCGGACAACTGCGCGAGGGTGCGGGCGGCGCGATCGCACTGGACCTGGGTCAGCGCTTGACGTCGTAG
- a CDS encoding dihydrofolate reductase family protein, giving the protein MRKLVYTGFMSLDGVLDSPGGPEEGHRSGGWVVKDLEFVPEAWSLKGEELEDTTALMFGRRSYEAFASVWPASEDHAAYKELPKYVVSSTLPDDALVDGWGSSTILRTTEDVAKLKESDGGSIYIHGSAELARRLSEAGLIDQYNLLVFPVLLGAGKSLFHRADQDKQMLSLRESESYSNGILKLVYDVKR; this is encoded by the coding sequence ATGCGCAAGCTGGTCTACACCGGATTCATGTCGCTCGACGGCGTGCTGGACTCGCCCGGTGGGCCCGAGGAGGGGCACCGCAGCGGCGGCTGGGTGGTGAAGGACCTGGAGTTCGTCCCGGAGGCCTGGTCGCTCAAGGGCGAGGAACTCGAGGACACGACGGCGTTGATGTTCGGCCGTCGCAGCTACGAGGCCTTCGCATCGGTCTGGCCCGCCTCCGAGGACCACGCCGCGTACAAGGAACTCCCCAAGTACGTGGTGTCGAGCACCTTGCCGGACGACGCCCTCGTCGACGGATGGGGCTCCTCGACGATCCTGCGCACGACGGAGGACGTCGCCAAGCTCAAGGAGAGCGACGGCGGCTCCATCTACATCCACGGAAGCGCCGAGCTGGCGCGGCGGCTGTCGGAGGCCGGCCTGATCGACCAGTACAACCTGCTCGTCTTCCCCGTCCTCCTCGGCGCCGGCAAGAGCCTGTTCCACCGGGCCGACCAGGACAAGCAGATGCTGTCGCTGCGCGAGTCGGAGAGCTACTCCAACGGCATCCTGAAGCTGGTCTACGACGTCAAGCGCTGA
- a CDS encoding DM13 domain-containing protein, translating into MRRGRKAFLTRPWIITVLVVAVAGVGFGLYWFQPWKLWQDETVQEALPGAVVTSAPPTGPSGKPSPPPAPRTLASGELISHEHATSGSVRLVELADGSHVVRLENLDTSNGPDLRVLLTDAPVQEGRAGWHVFDDGEYVSLGKLKGNKGSQNYVLPDDVDPAGYTSVSIWCDRFDVSFGAAELARV; encoded by the coding sequence ATGAGGCGCGGGCGGAAGGCCTTCCTGACCAGGCCGTGGATCATCACGGTGCTGGTTGTGGCGGTGGCCGGGGTCGGTTTCGGACTGTACTGGTTCCAGCCGTGGAAGCTGTGGCAGGACGAGACCGTCCAGGAGGCTCTGCCGGGGGCCGTTGTCACGTCCGCACCACCCACGGGGCCGTCCGGGAAGCCGTCCCCGCCGCCCGCGCCGCGGACGCTTGCCAGCGGTGAACTGATCAGCCACGAGCACGCCACGTCGGGCAGCGTGCGACTTGTGGAGCTGGCCGACGGCTCCCACGTCGTCCGGCTGGAGAACCTGGACACCAGCAATGGACCGGACCTTCGCGTGTTGCTGACCGACGCACCGGTGCAGGAGGGCAGGGCAGGCTGGCATGTCTTCGACGACGGCGAGTACGTCAGCCTGGGCAAGCTCAAGGGCAACAAGGGAAGCCAGAACTACGTCCTGCCGGACGACGTCGACCCTGCCGGCTACACCAGCGTCAGCATCTGGTGCGACCGCTTCGACGTCTCCTTCGGCGCGGCCGAGCTCGCCCGCGTCTGA
- a CDS encoding SDR family NAD(P)-dependent oxidoreductase → MSEDTDTPNAHQRVWFVTGSSRGLGRALITAIVDAGDLVAATARNPEALAEELKGYGDRVLALPLDVTSAEASRAAIDATLDRFGRLDVVVNNAGYANVSPVETSDDHDFRTQFETNFWGVYNVSKAALPVLRQQGSGTVVQISSVGGRVGGSPGIASYQAAKFAVDGFTRSLAAETAPFGLRFMVVEPSGFATDWAGSSMTVHATPDAYDSTVGAMNRRVRQGASGSAGDPNRAAEIIVRTVRRGAVPSHLLLGVDAVNLALHYSRRQLTEAEAWEAVSRSADFAEPYPVELPPPSGR, encoded by the coding sequence ATGAGTGAAGACACTGACACCCCCAACGCACACCAGCGCGTCTGGTTCGTCACCGGCTCCTCCCGCGGCCTCGGACGCGCCTTGATCACCGCGATCGTCGATGCGGGCGACCTCGTCGCCGCCACCGCCCGCAACCCCGAGGCCCTCGCCGAGGAGCTGAAGGGCTACGGCGACCGAGTTCTCGCACTGCCCCTGGACGTCACCAGCGCTGAAGCCTCCCGCGCCGCGATCGACGCCACGCTCGACCGCTTCGGCCGCCTCGACGTCGTGGTCAACAACGCCGGCTACGCGAACGTGTCCCCGGTCGAGACCTCGGACGACCACGACTTCCGCACCCAGTTCGAAACCAACTTCTGGGGCGTCTACAACGTCTCCAAGGCAGCGCTGCCCGTTCTGCGACAGCAGGGCTCGGGCACCGTGGTGCAGATCTCCTCGGTCGGCGGGCGCGTCGGCGGCTCCCCGGGCATCGCCTCCTACCAGGCGGCCAAATTCGCCGTCGACGGCTTCACCCGGTCGTTGGCCGCGGAGACGGCACCGTTCGGGTTGCGATTCATGGTCGTCGAGCCGAGCGGCTTCGCCACCGACTGGGCCGGCTCCTCCATGACCGTCCACGCCACACCGGACGCCTACGACAGCACCGTCGGCGCCATGAACCGCAGAGTGCGCCAGGGCGCGAGCGGCAGCGCCGGCGACCCGAACCGCGCCGCCGAGATCATCGTCCGTACGGTGCGGCGCGGCGCGGTTCCGAGCCATCTGCTTCTCGGGGTCGACGCGGTGAACCTGGCACTCCACTACTCCCGCCGCCAGCTCA